Genomic DNA from Oncorhynchus tshawytscha isolate Ot180627B linkage group LG04, Otsh_v2.0, whole genome shotgun sequence:
AAGAAAAGGTGAGGGCATCTCCCAAAAAGGCAGAAACAAAAGTTCTCTAATGCATAGGTGCTCTTTTATTTATGAAAAAGCAGACACGTTTCCACCATAAATCGGTCTTTGTCAACGCTTGCTTTCTGGTCTGCCTTTTCGCACTTCTGGACGTGTTTAGTTTCAGTCAGGAGCACATTGTCCACTGTAGGATTAGACAAACAGCATCTTTATCAAAAACATGTTTGACACAAATATCCAGATACGAACAAACGTGGGTTAGTCACCACCTAACTACTTCAATCTGTTGGTGGTGTAAAGCTTTCTCTGGAGGCATTAAGAAGGGACAACACTATATAGATTTCTATAAAACTTGATGAAAGTTTCAATTGCCTTAAAGCAAAATTGTAAAATAACTGATAAAGAAACCAAGCCTATTAACTTTGATAACTGATTTTGGTGGAaccttaaacattttttttttttttttaaacaattacaTTTCCTAATAAATATACAGACAAGCGAAGGTAATAAGatattttctgttctgttcttaaTAATGCAAATTATATAAACATTAGTTCAAGTATAAAGAAGGCAACCCTTTGATTATCCCACTTCCACCAGCAAACAATGATTGACAACCTACACAGCCTGCTGTTCAGAGATTACTATGAAAGAACAGACTCCCTCTGTCCAAAACTAGTCTGTAAAGTAAGTAACACATATTTAGATTTACAGTTTGTCATCATGTATCAGTAAAATTAAAGGCATATGGATTTTTCAACAGCATATGAAGCATATCAAAATGCATCAAACAAAAGTTGTAAAAAGTAAACACATTGTTTTTCTGTATGTCCTAATTCAAAGAATGCCTAAGTATTCTAAATATTATTTAGGCTATTTCATCGTAAATTGAACTTCTAGGGCATCATCCatacaatatatatattataatttcAAACCAACATTCCTCAATTATTCTTTGTTTCTCTTTTCATCAACAAATAATTTGACAAAGATTCTTAAAAACAGTGATTAAAAGAATAATCTTCAATGAAAAACTCTTGAGATGTTCAATTCGGTCTCCTTGGCAATCAAAAGAGCCTTTACTGCCACTTAGTGGCAAGAGGAGCACACTTGCTCTGCTCCTAGTTGCCTCGTCATCCCACCATGATAACGCTTGATCATTCAACTTTCAAGTAATGACAGATTGTTTCAATTTAACAAAACCAGGTAGACAAGGATATATGACACAATGCAATGCTAACATATCCACAAATTCATCTGACTGTAGATAACGGGCCTGATTACCAAAATCCCAAACTACCCCTTAACATTATCTCTTACTTTCCCCTTAGAATATGGCCTGCCTTTTGGTCAGCGTTATACTTCCCTGGAAGAGTCTATTCCTATTGGAGGAAGAACACATACCTGAATGAAGTCACAGATCACTGGTTCATTTTGACAACATTTAGTGACCCGTCTCCTTTCAACCAGGGTTAGCTAGTAGCAATAATGAACATTGTGAAACCATGATGCATTCCCCTACGGCCACACTACACTTAGAACTTCAatgatgcacatttctgtttgttgGATTGGAGGTAGAGGCTGGCTCTGGGTTCCAGACACTGCAGAATCTCTCTCCTACGGTTTCTGAACTGAATCCGGGCCAGGGGATACATCACTAGAGATTCacagtaaaaatgtgatcaatgttACCGTTTCTGCTTTTGCAGCTCTGACCTTGTGTGTGCAGACCACCTCAAACGTCTACATGCCTCTTTGAATACAATCAATCTTCTCCTGTTTGTAGTGTGGATATATAGATGATCTTCATTGAGAAACAGTTCAGTTCACCGTCTGATAAAATCCACCCTAATCAGATTGAGGCTCTGGGAACAATTCTAACAATTAAAAAATGGCTTTCACCTTAACTCATAGGAAGAGGTTGACTTTGGCCGGCACAGATTTACAGCCCTTGCTGGAGAAGTGTTGTCCCTGCTCGGGCATGTAGACAACGGCTCCCCCTACTGCCTCCACCACATCGGTGCGCTGGCACTCACCCCGTTGGCAGAGCTCTCTGCGGGCACAGCGCTCCACATGGCGTCTGCCCAGGGGAAGGAACGGCACAAAGCTGGTCAACAGCTTCTCCTGGATGATGCTGGAATGGAAGAATCCACCTGGGGGGAGAAAGACAGGGCTGTTCAGAACTGTTAGAACATAATAACATAAAACTTTTAGGACAGTTGTATTCTAAATGGATGGGGCTGTTGATTGATAGGTCAATTAGGCTCTTACTTCTGCTGTTATTGAACACTGCCTGTGAGATTGCGTCCTCCAGATCCACCAgcctgatctcctctctctccttgccagcCTGCCGGGTCTCCAGGGCCATTCGGTGAATCACCTCCTCCCCAATGGTGCTGCAGCCACAAAATACAGCCAGTCAGTCAAACTTTCATCACAATACAAACAGACAAATTGCTTAGCGGTATCCACCGGCAAATAGCAGGCAAGTCCTGATGATGGGGCAAGTGATCCTGatgaggtgagacacacacacacattgaagtcCAGCTTATAAGCACTTCCATTTCAGAACCAAATGACAGTGAACGCTAACTCATAACAGGGGCTTTGTGATACAAATTATTTCTACAACCTACATGATATGCTCCTGTTGTTAGAGCAATAACCAGACCTCTCACAGAATCAGGGCACTAAATGAACACTTCTCGACTGAACTGCAGTAGTATTGTCAAATTCCCTGGACAATGGCTAGGAATACAGGAACTCTACAGGGGATCGATCTACTAAAAAGCACAATGATAGTTCCAACATCCAAACCTTCAAACGTAGGATATTTATAGTAACCGTGAGATAGACATTCAGTCAACTACCACAAGGCCATCTACATCAGCCTACTGCTACCTGATGAAGATGTAAATGGCCTTGCGGTAGTTGGTGCCGAACACGGTGTGTGAGGGTCCGAGGAAGGGCTTCAGGATGTCGATGACCCCCGGGGGCATGTTCTCCATCTCATCAAAGATGAATATAGAGCGGGCACAGGCCGTCAAATTCCCTTGCACCCAGTCCTTCAGCTCCAGCTACGGGACAATAGGGAGGAAAGAGTGGGGGTCAGAACTACTTAGCAATGCATGAAAATAACGTTGTTTCACAAGGTAATGAATGGCTCAGACATACAAAATGCAGGAAAGGTTGTGGTTACAACATAAAGCTGTGACTTGACAAGTGCACATCAAGCTGATTGTAGGGGAATAGTACTGTCTCAAACGGTAGGCATTGcaaaggtgtgtatgtgtgagcaCTAAGCAGTACATGATACTCTGTGGTCCAAGTTGGGAGAGATGCGCTACCCTGTACTGTTGGACGCGGTCAGGCGAGGGGAAGTGTAGTGTTGGCACAAACTGATGGATGTAGGGGCTGCCCATAGCCGTGCCATACAGGTGTCTCCCCAACATGGAGCTGACCAGAGtcttgcctgtccctgaccccccATGGAAGGACAGGACAAGGGGCCGGTCTGGACTCTCCTTCTGAAGGAAGTTTGCCACCTCCTCTGACACCGTGTCCTGGGCCAGATGCTGTCCGTAGAGATTCTTATACAGATCCCATTCCAAACCTGGGAAGATAGATTTGCAGAGATCAAGGTGTTGGACTAACAAAATGTAGTTAGATCAAGACCATCAAACTTGCCATGGTTTCAGTATGACAGCAGGGctacaaaacaaaacatttggcATGCACAGATATGTGAGGGAACAGTCAAGCGAAGATAATAACCCCTTTGAAAGGTTTCCTTCCCCTTTCATCTGTGAGTGTAGTCTgtttgcaagctagctagctaacaagaaaCATCTAAGACAGCTGGCAAGCTAGCTTGCTCTGATCCATCGCATGACAATAACGGGTTGCCTCTGCGCTCTCACTTGCCAAGTAATCTTTCATAGctagaggatttgtttccccaatTTTGTTTAGTGGCTGGCATCAATATAGTTTCGGAACTtaccaaaaatgttttatttgacctttatttaactaggcaagtcagttaagaacaaattcttattttcaatgacagcctaggaacagtgggttaactgcctgtccaggggcagaactacagatttgtaccttgtcagctcggggattcgaacttgcaacctttcggttactagtccaacgctctaccctgccgccccaaaaatTATACACTTAAAGTGACACTGCGCAGAAGAAACTCGTTGTTGTCACGCGATGAACCAATGCTAACTAGCCTATGCTGATCAGACACGTCACGTgctttgcaaaatacatttagaaatccatgttattcaattattgcgccaacgagtgtctgcgttgtcaagggctaaaatagaagtcctttctatttctgacgcagattgcactgcaagtcctgcctctcccatctcctcattggtttatagaagcagatacccacgtgccatctcctcattggttatacccaacgtgggtgattgaaagacaaactgttttgccgggtcatcgtggtaatactatgaaagtttagatgccaatcaccatataagttcaaagatgaataagcctggaaggaggagatgactagaaatgattcggttgaccgttttctGTGTGGATTagttgtcagagtagaggacctataacaactcaatgtttatatcccaggacaaattagatagcaacagcaagctagttaaataggacaaattagctagcatgtgcaagctagctagctaaatttccatacatgtttaatgcttttcaaccagtccccaaattaatgtaattggttcagagtttgttttgatattttaacctgcgtgtcgtgatcgtgttagatgtggggggacaaaatacatttctgcacgatggcgcactcgcgcagccggtttgggttccctGTAACAGTCTAATATAATTAGCTTGTTAGCTAATGTTATTATAAAGATTCAAAACTTGTTAActatactgatcaaaaatataaatgcaacatgtaaagtgttagtcccatttttcatgagctgaaattaaatatCCCAgtaattttccatatgcacaaaaagctcatCGCAGACGGCgtgtatggcatcatgtgggcGAGCGTTTTTTTCTGATGTCAACAGAGTGCCCcacggtggtggtggggttatggcatgggcaggcataaactgcagacaacgaacataattgcattatgagataccgtgatgagatcctgaggccaattgtcgtgccattcatccgccaccatctcATAATGTACAGctcatgtcacaaggatctgtacacaattcctggaagcttgaaaatgtcccagttcttccatggcctgcatactcaccagacatgttacccattgatcatgtttgggatgctctggattgtcACGTTCCAGTTCCtgcaaatatccagcaactttgcacagccattgaaaaggagtgggacaacattccacaggccacaatcaacccTACGCAAAGATGTATTACGCTGCATAAGGcaaaatgcatatctgtattcccagtcatgtgaaatccatagatcagggcctaaataaaatactgatttccttatatgaacgttaactctgtaaaatcattgaaattgttgcatgttgggtttACAATTTTGCTCAGTGTAGCTAATCATTTGCAGAACCATTTAATATCACTACGTTCGTTCGCTAGTTAACTCTAGCCATGGGGTCTTCTTACAAACAATAAACTGGAGCAGCTCACCAGCTGGTTAGCTATCTAGTCATAGCTTCCGTTTTCTTACCTCGTATATTTGGTTTAAAATCACAATTGCAGTCAGACGATATGGTACAGCTGATGCGTTCAAAAAAACATTGGACACCGGGGGAAAAATACAGTAAAACCATCAGAACCAGCTGTATAGCAGCCCTTCTGACAGCCATCTTGCTGGTTATGTGTCTGACCGCCGAGAATCTGTTGCCACGCAATCAAAATGTTCAAGTGTCACCGCTAGGGGTCGTCGTTTGTAGTTTTATTGTCTTCTAAATTAATTTAAACAAACCACCGCTATGCTTAACATGAACAGCAACTCCCACAATACATCTGAATAAACGAAGTCCGGAGCGGTGAGTTCTGTCAAGGCGAGGGATTTCCGACTGTTTTGAAACCAATCAGTCGTTGATAAAATATCAAACTTTACTCGGTATTGCGGCGGTTTGGCACGTCTGTGGTGTGATTGGGTTAGAGATGGTAGGAGACAGTGATAGAAAAGAAAGTGGGGCAGGTATGGAGCATAGTGGTACAAATAAAGGAGGaagtaagaaagagagaaagggagtatgGTTAGAAAGgaagcaagaggaagagaggagccaGAAAAATAAGTTTGAAGAGAGCAACATTGTTTCCAACGCTAGCGGCATTTCTGAGGTAGAAAGTGCGGAGGAAGGGCAAGAAAGACGCTAGGGGAGCATGTGGTTGAGGAGGAGCATAAAGTGATTCTGAAGTTTAGGGAGGAAGGGGACGATGAGTCCGATAAGGTTGACGGCTGTGATAAAAGAGTTAAGAGATGGGaacttgttggtgttctgtacgGACATGGCGCAGAGAGCTCTCAGAGTGAAGCAAATAGGGAAGTGTAAGGTGGTGTTGAGCAGCTGGAATGATAAAGGGGCGATAACAGGAGTGCCTGTGATTGTTAGCACTAAAGATGCAAGGGACAATTTGAGAGGAGGCGTTCTAGTGGATTTTCAAAGATTGCAAGCAACAAGGGGTGGGGGTTAGGTTAGATAGCCCATCTTCTGTTACACTTCAAGGACCGGGtactgccaaataaagtaaccatAGGATATATGAGTTATTATGTGAGGGCTTATGTACCAAAGCCTTTAAAATGTTATAACTGCCAGAGGTTTGGGCATGTGGCAACAGCCTGTAAAGAGAGAAATTGGTGTGCCAGGTGTGGAGGGGAGCAGGAGTATGGGAAGTGTGGGGATGGTGTACAACCGAAGTGCTGCACCTGTGGGGGTGCTCATAGTGTGGCATATAGTGGGTGTGAGGCTATGGAGCAGGCAGTGGAGGTGCAACAAGTGAGAGAGGAGTGTCATATGCTGAGGTAGTGAGGGTGGTCCAGGGAGATACAGGTTCAAGGGAGAGATGTGTAGGAGCATCTAGACCTGGGATTACGGGGCAGGTGGGAGGCGATATAGTATACATAGAAAAGAGAAAGCTGGCGACGTTCATAGCAGGAGCTATCAATAGCACTGCTGGAGTAGAGTCTAAAACAGAGGATTCAGCTAATAGTTAAAGCTGCTGGGAGACATCTGAGTATGACAGGGTTGACATGGGAAGAGGTTTGAGACGACCTCAATCAGCCGAGGCTGGAGTCATCTATTACTGGATCTTAGTTATGGTGGTAGTACTACAATGGAATGCTCGAAGCCTGTTGGCTCATGGGCAGGAGTACAAGCAGTTCATTGTAGATATGCCAGCTAAGCCTGATGTGATTTATTTGTGTGCAGGGTACATGGCTCAAACCGAATGTGGAGTTTATCATACAGGGATATGTAGTGGTTTGTAGGGACAGAGATctagagggagggggatgtgtCACCTTCATAAAGAAAGTACTTTCCAACAGGATGCTAGGCAGAGGTATTGAACAGGAATATGTGGTTGAGAGGAggggtgatagtggtagtgaactACTATAAAGTCAGATATTGGACCTGGAAGTGCTGGAGAGGGTTGAGGGCCAGGATAGAAGTAAGGTAATGTGGTATGGGGATTTTAATGCCCATGACATGCTCTGGGTGGGAAACGGATGGATGGAAATGGCCAAGTGATGAAAGATCTGGTGTGCCTGAATGATGGCAGAGGGACCAGGATTGATTTAGCCACAGGGAAGGAGTCTGCCTTGGACCTCACTCTGGTATCTAGTGCGATGGCAGGAATCTGTAAATGGAAGGAGTCAACAGTAGGGAGTGATCATTATCCCATAGCATGCACAGTagcctggagggaggagatgtcAGTGGCTGGAGTAGGCAGGTGGGTGTTTGAAAGGGCAAAGTGGGATCAATTTCAGGAGCTGAGTGAGCAGGTGATGTCTTAGGTGGATATGAGAGGGGATGTGGATAGTATGAATAACTGGGTGAGAACAGCGTTAGTGGGGGCAGCTACAGAGGCTAT
This window encodes:
- the tor2a gene encoding prosalusin, whose product is MAVRRAAIQLVLMVLLYFSPGVQCFFERISCTISSDCNCDFKPNIRGLEWDLYKNLYGQHLAQDTVSEEVANFLQKESPDRPLVLSFHGGSGTGKTLVSSMLGRHLYGTAMGSPYIHQFVPTLHFPSPDRVQQYRLELKDWVQGNLTACARSIFIFDEMENMPPGVIDILKPFLGPSHTVFGTNYRKAIYIFISTIGEEVIHRMALETRQAGKEREEIRLVDLEDAISQAVFNNSRSGFFHSSIIQEKLLTSFVPFLPLGRRHVERCARRELCQRGECQRTDVVEAVGGAVVYMPEQGQHFSSKGCKSVPAKVNLFL